A genomic segment from Thermoplasmataceae archaeon encodes:
- the acs gene encoding acetate--CoA ligase: protein MAEGTTNGGEVLPTGETYHPNIELYKQDYRESIEHPEAFWEKHAQILDWNRKWDKVLDDSNPPFYRWFVGGKLNASFNALDRHLHRNRRNKAAYIWVGENGEEKIVTYDGLYLRVNNFAKALKDLGVKKGDKIIIYLPMLIEAPVAMLAAARIGAVFSFVFAGFGAGALAERINDSKAKLVVTADGAFRGGKIVKLKDIVDEALVHSSTVETVVVVERTKHGIQMQEGRDLWWHDIVGTSQTYVEPEWLDSTDPLYILYTSGTTGKPKGAVHGNGGYSVWVADTLKWAFNPGEDDRWWCAADIGWVTGHSYIVFGPLFLGLTSIMYEGAITYPAPDRIWNIIEKYRVNLLYTSPTAIRTLMRYGEKYPEKHDLSSLRILGTVGEPINPAAWRWYYENIGHSNSPIIDTYWQTETGGFMIAPPLGLGLPPLKPGSATFPMPGVSPVILDEKGNPTPDGEKGYIAYERPWPGMFMTLNNDPERFKKVYFEKYPGKYFCGDYAIKDKDGYYWLLGRADEVLNVAGHRLGTIEVEDALIASNEVAESAVFGRPDPVKGEVIVAFVVVKDEFENDSDVVNKVRQRIRSDLGPVYVPEEIHIVKSLPKTRSGKIMRRVVKAVALNQLPGDISTLENSASVEEIKSAIEFFRKETS, encoded by the coding sequence ATGGCTGAAGGAACAACAAACGGTGGCGAGGTCCTACCCACGGGAGAGACCTATCACCCAAACATAGAACTCTATAAGCAGGACTATAGGGAATCAATAGAACACCCAGAAGCATTCTGGGAGAAGCACGCACAGATTCTCGACTGGAACAGAAAATGGGATAAGGTTCTGGACGACTCCAACCCGCCTTTTTATAGATGGTTTGTTGGAGGTAAGCTGAATGCTTCCTTTAACGCCCTCGATAGGCATTTACACAGAAACAGGAGAAACAAGGCAGCCTATATATGGGTCGGAGAGAACGGGGAAGAGAAGATAGTAACATACGACGGGCTATACCTGAGGGTCAACAACTTTGCGAAAGCACTGAAAGATCTGGGCGTAAAGAAAGGGGACAAAATAATCATCTACTTGCCGATGCTGATCGAAGCCCCGGTGGCAATGTTGGCCGCAGCCAGGATAGGAGCGGTATTCTCATTTGTATTTGCCGGGTTCGGCGCCGGTGCACTGGCAGAGAGAATCAATGATTCCAAAGCCAAACTTGTGGTGACTGCCGATGGCGCCTTCAGAGGGGGGAAGATCGTGAAGCTGAAGGATATTGTTGATGAAGCCCTGGTTCACTCTTCCACCGTTGAAACTGTTGTCGTTGTGGAGCGGACAAAGCACGGAATCCAGATGCAGGAAGGCAGGGACCTCTGGTGGCATGACATAGTAGGAACCTCCCAGACCTATGTTGAGCCGGAGTGGCTAGACTCCACTGATCCTCTGTACATACTGTATACTTCCGGAACAACTGGAAAACCAAAAGGTGCTGTTCACGGAAATGGCGGATATTCTGTCTGGGTAGCTGATACGCTTAAATGGGCGTTCAACCCGGGCGAGGATGACAGATGGTGGTGCGCTGCTGATATTGGTTGGGTTACCGGGCACAGCTATATTGTCTTTGGGCCTTTGTTCCTTGGGCTTACCTCAATAATGTATGAGGGGGCAATAACGTATCCCGCACCTGACAGGATATGGAACATTATAGAGAAGTACAGGGTCAATCTATTGTATACCTCCCCTACAGCGATCCGAACTCTAATGAGGTACGGTGAGAAGTATCCGGAAAAACATGATCTGAGTTCGCTAAGGATTCTTGGAACCGTTGGAGAACCAATAAACCCCGCTGCTTGGAGATGGTACTATGAAAACATCGGGCACTCAAACAGCCCTATCATCGACACATACTGGCAAACTGAAACCGGTGGATTCATGATCGCCCCGCCGCTTGGACTCGGTTTACCACCCCTGAAACCCGGATCAGCCACATTTCCGATGCCTGGTGTTTCGCCGGTAATACTGGATGAGAAAGGAAACCCAACTCCTGACGGCGAGAAGGGGTACATTGCATATGAAAGACCGTGGCCAGGAATGTTCATGACACTGAATAACGATCCGGAGAGGTTCAAGAAAGTGTATTTTGAGAAATACCCGGGCAAATATTTCTGTGGTGATTACGCAATAAAGGATAAGGACGGATACTACTGGCTGCTCGGAAGGGCTGATGAAGTGTTAAATGTCGCTGGGCACCGCCTGGGAACAATTGAAGTTGAAGATGCTCTTATAGCCTCCAATGAAGTCGCTGAATCTGCCGTATTCGGCCGACCTGATCCGGTCAAGGGAGAGGTGATCGTTGCCTTCGTCGTTGTAAAAGATGAATTCGAGAATGACAGTGACGTCGTGAACAAGGTAAGGCAGCGTATCAGGTCAGATCTTGGCCCAGTATATGTCCCGGAGGAGATACATATTGTAAAGAGCCTGCCAAAGACGAGAAGCGGAAAGATCATGAGAAGGGTTGTCAAGGCAGTGGCCCTTAACCAGTTGCCCGGTGATATCAGTACTCTTGAGAATTCAGCTTCTGTCGAGGAGATCAAATCTGCAATTGAGTTCTTCAGGAAGGAAACTTCCTGA
- the argF gene encoding ornithine carbamoyltransferase: MKRDIISVLDMERDFQEIIDLAIRMKRDRYRTIDETRNRVLGMIFEKPSTRTRISLETAMVQLGGHAVYLNPNDMQIGRGETIADTASVISRYLDVISYRAFKHENVLELARHSRVPVINALDDREHPTQILADFMTVLEKKGRYRDLKFSYVGDGNNTSNSLLLGAALLGMDISVGCPKTNTPNKEITETARRIARENGSKVEIVESPVEAVNDADIVYTDVWISMGEESIRNEKEKLFGKYQVNDELVSHAKRDYLFMHCLPAHRGVEVTDSVASGINSVIFDEAENRMHTAKALIYTLLKY; the protein is encoded by the coding sequence ATGAAAAGAGACATTATATCTGTCCTGGATATGGAGAGAGATTTTCAGGAGATAATCGACCTTGCTATAAGGATGAAGAGAGACAGGTACCGTACCATTGATGAGACCAGAAACCGCGTGCTAGGGATGATATTTGAGAAGCCGAGCACCCGTACGCGCATTTCGCTAGAAACTGCAATGGTGCAGCTTGGAGGTCATGCCGTTTACCTGAATCCAAACGACATGCAGATCGGGCGCGGAGAAACCATAGCTGACACGGCCTCCGTTATATCTAGGTATCTGGACGTTATCTCCTACAGGGCATTCAAGCATGAAAACGTGCTCGAACTGGCAAGGCACTCAAGAGTCCCGGTCATAAATGCACTTGACGACAGGGAGCATCCTACACAGATATTGGCTGATTTCATGACGGTTCTTGAGAAAAAGGGAAGGTATAGGGACCTCAAATTTTCTTATGTGGGCGATGGAAACAATACTTCAAATTCTCTTTTGCTTGGAGCTGCTTTACTGGGCATGGATATATCCGTAGGTTGCCCAAAGACGAACACTCCGAACAAGGAAATAACAGAAACAGCCAGAAGGATTGCCAGGGAAAACGGGTCAAAAGTCGAGATTGTTGAATCTCCCGTAGAAGCAGTTAATGACGCTGATATCGTTTACACTGATGTGTGGATTTCCATGGGGGAGGAATCAATAAGGAATGAAAAGGAGAAGCTGTTTGGGAAATATCAGGTCAACGACGAACTGGTATCTCATGCAAAGAGAGACTATCTTTTTATGCACTGCCTTCCAGCGCACAGGGGCGTTGAAGTTACTGATTCCGTGGCGTCAGGGATCAACAGCGTGATTTTTGACGAAGCAGAGAACAGAATGCACACAGCTAAGGCTCTGATTTACACACTTTTGAAATACTGA
- the sucD gene encoding succinate--CoA ligase subunit alpha: MTVLVDKDTRVIVQGITGHQGSFHAGEMVKFGTKVVAGTSPGKGGTKFQNVDVYDTVAETMHLSPDATMISVAAPYVKDAALEAIDHGIKLVYILTEHVPFHDTMEIVQQAKRKGITLIGPNGPGITSPFLCKIGIMPNQIFKEGDVAVASRSGTLTYEIVDAITRSGFGESTVIGLGGDPVVGLTFIDVLKMFEEDEKTRKIVLVGEIGGNNEERAAEYIKSHITKKVVAYITGRSAPPGKRMGHAGAIIEKGVGTAESKIKAFNTAGVEVANYPNDIPELLK, translated from the coding sequence ATGACGGTACTTGTTGACAAGGACACGCGGGTCATTGTGCAGGGAATCACGGGACACCAGGGGTCGTTCCATGCTGGGGAGATGGTAAAGTTTGGCACCAAGGTGGTCGCTGGAACCTCTCCAGGAAAGGGAGGGACTAAATTCCAGAATGTGGACGTTTACGATACAGTAGCTGAAACCATGCATCTGTCCCCCGATGCGACTATGATATCTGTGGCGGCACCCTACGTCAAGGATGCAGCCCTGGAAGCCATTGATCATGGAATAAAGCTGGTTTACATTCTTACGGAACACGTACCGTTTCACGATACCATGGAAATAGTCCAGCAGGCAAAGCGCAAAGGGATAACACTTATAGGACCAAACGGGCCAGGAATCACTTCCCCTTTTCTCTGCAAGATAGGCATCATGCCTAACCAGATCTTCAAAGAGGGTGATGTGGCTGTTGCTTCCAGAAGCGGTACACTGACCTATGAGATTGTGGATGCCATAACTAGAAGTGGGTTCGGAGAAAGCACTGTTATAGGGCTGGGAGGCGACCCGGTCGTAGGTCTCACTTTTATTGACGTGCTCAAGATGTTTGAGGAGGATGAGAAGACCAGAAAGATCGTTCTTGTTGGAGAGATAGGAGGAAACAACGAGGAACGGGCTGCAGAATACATAAAGAGTCATATAACCAAAAAGGTCGTTGCTTATATAACAGGACGCAGCGCACCGCCAGGCAAAAGGATGGGTCATGCAGGTGCCATCATAGAGAAAGGTGTGGGAACAGCCGAATCAAAGATAAAGGCATTCAACACCGCCGGCGTCGAAGTCGCTAATTACCCGAATGATATACCTGAACTGCTGAAGTGA
- the sucC gene encoding ADP-forming succinate--CoA ligase subunit beta translates to MNLYEYMGKEIFRKYGVPVPDGYVVESLTSVKKYEKPVVVKSQILLGGRGKSGGIKFAKNQSDLEKGVKELLGSKIRNLTVTKVLIEEMLDIKKEIYVSIALNRAERKPMVIASASGGVEIESVPENQIFKTIIDPLIGYSDYIGREAVRFLRLDQEIGKQFRAILSSLYKVFEGEDCELVEINPLVITGGGKLIAADAKVVVDSDSMFRHREINIIDTEKTPLELEAQGKGYSFVELEGKIGVIANGAGLTMATLDALTLHKGKPRNFLDLGGTDNVDIVVNAFELVLKAKPNAILVNIFGGVTKCDTVATGIVAAKDRLKITQPIVVRLSGVHENEGRAILKKDGIEAFPMMMPAIERVVQISGGN, encoded by the coding sequence TTGAATCTCTATGAATACATGGGAAAGGAAATTTTCAGGAAATATGGTGTTCCTGTTCCAGATGGTTATGTCGTGGAAAGTCTCACTTCAGTCAAGAAGTACGAGAAACCGGTTGTCGTGAAATCACAGATTTTGCTCGGCGGAAGAGGTAAATCCGGAGGTATAAAATTTGCAAAGAACCAGTCAGATCTTGAAAAAGGAGTTAAGGAGTTACTTGGTTCAAAGATTAGAAACCTTACCGTTACAAAGGTTCTCATTGAAGAGATGCTGGACATTAAAAAGGAAATATATGTCAGCATTGCGCTTAACAGGGCAGAGAGGAAGCCAATGGTCATTGCCAGTGCTTCCGGGGGAGTGGAGATTGAATCAGTGCCTGAGAACCAGATATTCAAGACCATTATCGATCCACTTATTGGATATTCGGACTATATCGGTCGTGAGGCAGTACGATTCCTGAGGCTCGACCAGGAGATTGGGAAACAGTTCAGGGCAATTCTCAGCAGCCTTTACAAAGTCTTTGAGGGCGAGGACTGTGAACTCGTCGAGATCAACCCACTTGTTATAACAGGGGGGGGAAAACTGATAGCGGCAGATGCAAAGGTGGTCGTGGACTCGGACTCAATGTTCAGGCACAGGGAAATAAACATAATTGATACAGAGAAAACCCCGCTGGAACTCGAAGCACAGGGCAAAGGATATTCATTCGTTGAACTTGAAGGAAAAATTGGAGTAATCGCGAATGGGGCCGGGCTCACCATGGCCACGCTGGATGCGCTCACTCTTCACAAAGGTAAGCCGAGGAACTTCCTTGACCTTGGTGGCACAGATAACGTGGACATTGTCGTAAACGCCTTCGAGCTGGTTCTCAAGGCGAAGCCCAATGCGATTTTAGTGAACATATTCGGCGGTGTTACGAAATGTGACACGGTTGCAACTGGAATAGTGGCAGCCAAGGACAGGTTGAAGATCACCCAGCCCATAGTTGTAAGGCTCAGCGGAGTGCATGAGAACGAGGGTAGGGCAATACTTAAAAAGGATGGAATAGAGGCATTCCCCATGATGATGCCAGCAATTGAACGCGTAGTTCAGATATCAGGAGGCAATTGA